Part of the Sandaracinaceae bacterium genome, TGTCGTCCTGGTTCCGGCGCTCGGAGAGAAGACCCCAGACACCCTCGGGAGAGCTCTCGAACGACGCGATGTGCGCGACGCCAGCGATGCGATCAAGCAGGCTTCGAAGGACGGTGCGCGCATCGCGGCAGCGTGCACGGGCACGTACGTGCTCGCCAAGACGGGGCTCCTGGATGGGCGCGTGGCGACGACCACGTGGTGGCTCTCCGCAGACTTTCGCCAGCGCTTCGACGAGGTGCGACTCGAGGAGTCGAAGATGGTCGTCGAAGACGGGGCCTACCTCACGGCAGGCGCGGCACTCGCCCACGTGGACCTCGCGCTGTGGCTCGTGCGCCAGTCCAGCCCGGCGCTCGCGCAGCTCGTGAGCCGGTACCTGCTCGTGGACGATAGGCCGACCCAGACGGCGTATGCACTCATCGACCACCTCTCCCATGCGGACCCCATCGTCGAGCGCTTCGAGCGGTGGACGCGCGCGCACCTCCGCGACTTCTCGATGAGCGACGCTGCGCACGCCATAGGCGCCAGCGAGCGCACCCTCCAGCGCAGGCTCCGCGACGTGCTGGGGCGCACGCCCATCGCCTTCGTGCGCGACCTGCGCGTGGAGCAAGCGACCCACCTCCTGCGAACCACGGACCTCAGCGTGGACGAGATCGCCGAGGCGGTTGGCTATCACGACGGTGTCACCCTCCGCACCTTGCTGCGCGAGAAGACTGGACGGGGAGTGCGCGAGCTGCGTCGCGGCGGTTGACGCCTGACAGCCCCGCTCTCGAACGGCCCTCTCCGTCGCATCAGCGACCGCGGCTCCCACGCTGCACAGTGAGCAGAACATCGGCGGTCCTGGGACCGAACCGGGCGGCAAGAGGGCGCTCTGGCTACCAGC contains:
- a CDS encoding helix-turn-helix domain-containing protein; translated protein: MNISVVVLEGMFDTGLTATLDTFALANELAPAAGEAAPFEVTVTSVRRRVRTMQGLTVPTVSLVRAPTPDVVLVPALGEKTPDTLGRALERRDVRDASDAIKQASKDGARIAAACTGTYVLAKTGLLDGRVATTTWWLSADFRQRFDEVRLEESKMVVEDGAYLTAGAALAHVDLALWLVRQSSPALAQLVSRYLLVDDRPTQTAYALIDHLSHADPIVERFERWTRAHLRDFSMSDAAHAIGASERTLQRRLRDVLGRTPIAFVRDLRVEQATHLLRTTDLSVDEIAEAVGYHDGVTLRTLLREKTGRGVRELRRGG